A stretch of DNA from Pseudoalteromonas ruthenica:
TGCATCTTTAGTGCGCATAACTAGGTTACGAAGCACTGCATCGTTGTAGCGGAAAGAAGTTTCAAGCTCGTTGATTACTTCAGTAGGTGCTTCAACGTTCATTAGAACATAGTGTGCTTTGTGAAGCTTTTCGATTGGGTAAGCCAGTTGGCGACGGCCCCAGTCTTCTAGACGGTGAATCTTACCGCCAGCTTCAGTGATAGAACCAGTATAACGCTCGATCATACCAGGAACTTGTTCACTTTGATCTGGATGAACCATGAATACGATTTCGTAATGACGCATGGGTATTCCTTACGGTTAATATAGCCTTCCACCGTTTCGGCCGGTCGGTTTAAGGCAAGGAATTAATGTTAAATGGCCGAAATGAGCGCGTATTCTACGCATTGTTGGCAAATTAAGCAACTTAAAAGAAGGCGAATACCAGTAAATTACGCCTGATTGATGCGAGGTAATGACATAGAATACGGAGCCAGACACACACCTTACAATATCAAGGGGGTGCATGCCTAACAGGCGTTATGCGCTTCGCTGTCTGAGTACTTCAAACAAGCTAATGCCAGTCGCGACCGAGACATTTAGGCTAGATACCGTGCCCACCATAGGGATTTTCACCAGCACATCACAGTGCTCACGCGTTAAACGGCGCATACCATCGCCCTCAGCCCCCATAACCATGGCGATAGGGCCGGTGAGGTTGGCATCAAACAATGTGGTATCGGTCTCTCCTGCCGTGCCGACAACCCACACCCCAGCATCTTTAATTTCACGCAAGGTCCGTGCGAGGTTAGTCACTTGCACTAACGGCACCACTTCAGCAGCACCACAAGCGACCTTTCGTACCGTCGCATTTAACTTCGCCGACTTATCCTTAGGCACGATAACCGCGTGCACACCGGCAGCGTCCGCACTACGCAGGCAGGCCCCCAAATTGTGAGGATCAGTGATGCCATCTAAGACCAACAAGAAGGGCGTTTGCTCTCGGCTAATAATGGCGTCTAAGTCACGCTCGTTATATTGTTTACCTTGGCGAACTCGAGCAATAATGCCTTGATGCTGTTCGCCTCGGGCTTTGTCATCCAGCGCTTTACGCTGCATAAACTGCACCGAAATACCGAATTGCCGAGCCTGATTGATCAACGCATTTAGACGCTTATCATCGCGCCCTTTTAAAGCATACAGTTCAATGAAGCGCTCGGGCTCGCGGCTGAGGATGGCTTCGACACTATGAAAACCAAAGATTAATTCGTTACTCACTGGGACTCTCTACTTTTTCGTTTTCTTACGAGCATTTTTACCTGCTCGTGACTTTTTCTTGCTTTTACTGGCCTTTACATTTTTGCCAGCTGTTGCTTTTTTGTCTTTAGAGGCTTTCTTTTTACCGCCACTTTTCTTACCACTGGGTGTTGGCTTATTACCTTTTCCTGGAATATCGCCCGCTTTAAGCTTATCGCGCACCGAAGGCTTTTTCGCCTTGCGCCGAGCATAACGATCGGGCTCTTGTTGCGCCAGGGCAAGATTGATACGGCGCTCTTCTAAAGACACCGAGGCCACTTGCACCGATATTTTATCACCCATGCGATACACAGTACGACTGTGCTCACCGACAAGGCAATGTTTAGCGCCATCGAAGTGGAAAAATTCATCACCCAGGTTAGCAATATGAACCAGACCGTCTATTTGCAGATCATCTAAGCGTACAAACAAGCCAAAATTAGTGACCGACGAAATAACCCCGCCAAAGTGCATGCCAACATGATCCTGCATATACTCGCACTTCAACCAATCAGCGACTTCACGAGTCGCAT
This window harbors:
- the rpsF gene encoding 30S ribosomal protein S6, with product MRHYEIVFMVHPDQSEQVPGMIERYTGSITEAGGKIHRLEDWGRRQLAYPIEKLHKAHYVLMNVEAPTEVINELETSFRYNDAVLRNLVMRTKDAVTEASPLAKEEKKEAAEA
- the rlmB gene encoding 23S rRNA (guanosine(2251)-2'-O)-methyltransferase RlmB, with the protein product MSNELIFGFHSVEAILSREPERFIELYALKGRDDKRLNALINQARQFGISVQFMQRKALDDKARGEQHQGIIARVRQGKQYNERDLDAIISREQTPFLLVLDGITDPHNLGACLRSADAAGVHAVIVPKDKSAKLNATVRKVACGAAEVVPLVQVTNLARTLREIKDAGVWVVGTAGETDTTLFDANLTGPIAMVMGAEGDGMRRLTREHCDVLVKIPMVGTVSSLNVSVATGISLFEVLRQRSA